In Papio anubis isolate 15944 chromosome 20, Panubis1.0, whole genome shotgun sequence, a single window of DNA contains:
- the C5AR1 gene encoding C5a anaphylatoxin chemotactic receptor 1 isoform X2 encodes MDPFGSTTPDYGHYDDNNILDSNTPVDKTSNTLRVPDILALVVFAVVFLVGVLGNALVVWVTAFEVKRTINAIWFLNLAVADFLSCLALPILFTSIVQHHHWPFGGTACRILPSLILLNMYASILLLATISADRFLLVFNPIWCQNFRGAGLAWMACAVAWGLALLLTIPSFLYRVVRQEDFSPKVSCGVDYNNDTRRERAVAIVRLVLGFLWPLLTLTICYTFLLLRTWSRRATRSTKTLKVVVAVVASFFIFWLPYHVTGTMMSFLHPLSPTYLQLKKLDSLSISFAYINCCINPVIYVVAGQGFQGRLRKSLPSLLRNVLTEESVVRESKSFTRSTVDTTTEKTQAV; translated from the exons ATG GACCCCTTCGGTAGTACCACCCCTGATTATGGGCACTACGATGACAATAATATCCTGGACTCCAACACCCCTGTGGATAAAACTTCTAACACGCTGCGTGTTCCAGACATCCTGGCCTTGGTCGTCTTTGCAGTCGTCTTCCTGGTGGGAGTGCTGGGCAATGCCCTGGTGGTCTGGGTGACGGCATTCGAGGTCAAGCGGACCATCAATGCCATCTGGTTCCTCAACTTGGCAGTAGCTGACTTCCTCTCCTGCCTGGCGCTGCCCATCTTGTTCACGTCCATTGTGCAGCATCACCACTGGCCCTTTGGCGGGACCGCCTGCCGTATCCTGCCCTCCCTTATCCTACTCAACATGTACGCCAGCATCCTGCTCCTGGCCACCATCAGTGCCGACCGCTTTCTGCTGGTGTTTAACCCCATCTGGTGCCAGAACTTCCGAGGGGCCGGCTTGGCCTGGATGGCCTGTGCCGTGGCTTGGGGTTTAGCCCTGCTGCTGACCATACCCTCCTTCCTGTACCGGGTGGTCCGGCAGGAGGATTTTTCACCAAAGGTGTCGTGTGGCGTGGACTACAACAATGACACACGGCGGGAGCGAGCTGTGGCCATTGTCCGGCTGGTCCTGGGCTTCCTGTGGCCCCTACTCACACTCACGATCTGTTACACCTTCCTCCTGCTCCGGACGTGGAGCCGCAGGGCCACGAGGTCCACCAAGACACTCaaggtggtggtggcggtggtggccAGTTTCTTTATCTTCTGGTTGCCCTACCACGTGACGGGGACAATGATGTCCTTCCTGCACCCGTTGTCACCCACATACCTGCAGCTGAAGAAGCTGGACTCCCTGAGTATCTCCTTTGCCTACATCAACTGCTGCATCAACCCCGTCATCTATGTAGTGGCTGGCCAGGGCTTCCAGGGCCGACTGCGGAaatccctccccagcctcctccggAACGTGTTGACTGAAGAGTCCGTGGTCAGGGAGAGCAAATCATTCACGCGCTCCACGGTGGACACTACGACCGAGAAAACCCAGGCAGTGTAG
- the C5AR1 gene encoding C5a anaphylatoxin chemotactic receptor 1 isoform X1, with protein sequence MLQIATNRPSKSWDPFGSTTPDYGHYDDNNILDSNTPVDKTSNTLRVPDILALVVFAVVFLVGVLGNALVVWVTAFEVKRTINAIWFLNLAVADFLSCLALPILFTSIVQHHHWPFGGTACRILPSLILLNMYASILLLATISADRFLLVFNPIWCQNFRGAGLAWMACAVAWGLALLLTIPSFLYRVVRQEDFSPKVSCGVDYNNDTRRERAVAIVRLVLGFLWPLLTLTICYTFLLLRTWSRRATRSTKTLKVVVAVVASFFIFWLPYHVTGTMMSFLHPLSPTYLQLKKLDSLSISFAYINCCINPVIYVVAGQGFQGRLRKSLPSLLRNVLTEESVVRESKSFTRSTVDTTTEKTQAV encoded by the coding sequence GACCCCTTCGGTAGTACCACCCCTGATTATGGGCACTACGATGACAATAATATCCTGGACTCCAACACCCCTGTGGATAAAACTTCTAACACGCTGCGTGTTCCAGACATCCTGGCCTTGGTCGTCTTTGCAGTCGTCTTCCTGGTGGGAGTGCTGGGCAATGCCCTGGTGGTCTGGGTGACGGCATTCGAGGTCAAGCGGACCATCAATGCCATCTGGTTCCTCAACTTGGCAGTAGCTGACTTCCTCTCCTGCCTGGCGCTGCCCATCTTGTTCACGTCCATTGTGCAGCATCACCACTGGCCCTTTGGCGGGACCGCCTGCCGTATCCTGCCCTCCCTTATCCTACTCAACATGTACGCCAGCATCCTGCTCCTGGCCACCATCAGTGCCGACCGCTTTCTGCTGGTGTTTAACCCCATCTGGTGCCAGAACTTCCGAGGGGCCGGCTTGGCCTGGATGGCCTGTGCCGTGGCTTGGGGTTTAGCCCTGCTGCTGACCATACCCTCCTTCCTGTACCGGGTGGTCCGGCAGGAGGATTTTTCACCAAAGGTGTCGTGTGGCGTGGACTACAACAATGACACACGGCGGGAGCGAGCTGTGGCCATTGTCCGGCTGGTCCTGGGCTTCCTGTGGCCCCTACTCACACTCACGATCTGTTACACCTTCCTCCTGCTCCGGACGTGGAGCCGCAGGGCCACGAGGTCCACCAAGACACTCaaggtggtggtggcggtggtggccAGTTTCTTTATCTTCTGGTTGCCCTACCACGTGACGGGGACAATGATGTCCTTCCTGCACCCGTTGTCACCCACATACCTGCAGCTGAAGAAGCTGGACTCCCTGAGTATCTCCTTTGCCTACATCAACTGCTGCATCAACCCCGTCATCTATGTAGTGGCTGGCCAGGGCTTCCAGGGCCGACTGCGGAaatccctccccagcctcctccggAACGTGTTGACTGAAGAGTCCGTGGTCAGGGAGAGCAAATCATTCACGCGCTCCACGGTGGACACTACGACCGAGAAAACCCAGGCAGTGTAG